Proteins encoded by one window of Kiritimatiellia bacterium:
- a CDS encoding glycosyltransferase family 4 protein: MRILLVTNYQPPHMGGIEYAAAALKECWLKLGHEVVWLTTDIPPGAFPRSKNNVRVPAANFPERKWQINTPLINPFCLPLINRALNACDVVNVHSLAPGLASFVMFLALRRRKPAVATQHVGVIPLANKMLDIFQKSFLCATAKWGTGKGMKLTFVGEAVRQWFLDNAGIRPEQTVMTPAGIDHNVFFFAADEERRRFRAKWRLDDKALNVLFVGRFYEKKGLPLIRQMAETSQEIRFTLVGQGPISPASWGLPNLRLIAYVSSAELRELYGAHDLFIMPSIGEGWPAVIPQAMACGLPCLISEETFLGYGKDRERFIICRRDAAALKKAVLQFAAGTPLPDEQRFGLAKYARAQWDWERTAGIYLELFEKSLQIN; encoded by the coding sequence GTGCGCATCCTGCTTGTCACCAATTACCAACCGCCGCACATGGGCGGGATTGAATACGCCGCCGCCGCCCTCAAGGAATGCTGGCTGAAACTCGGCCATGAGGTCGTCTGGCTGACAACCGATATCCCGCCCGGCGCTTTCCCCCGCTCAAAGAACAACGTTCGCGTGCCGGCCGCCAATTTCCCGGAACGCAAGTGGCAGATAAATACGCCCCTCATCAATCCTTTCTGCCTGCCGCTTATCAACCGCGCGCTTAACGCCTGCGACGTGGTCAATGTTCACAGCCTCGCCCCCGGCCTGGCAAGTTTTGTCATGTTCCTGGCCCTGCGCCGGCGCAAACCCGCGGTCGCCACCCAGCACGTCGGCGTAATCCCGCTGGCAAACAAAATGCTGGATATTTTTCAAAAATCGTTTCTCTGTGCAACCGCGAAATGGGGAACCGGGAAAGGAATGAAGCTGACTTTTGTGGGCGAAGCTGTCCGGCAGTGGTTCCTGGATAACGCCGGGATCAGGCCGGAACAAACCGTTATGACCCCGGCCGGCATTGACCACAATGTCTTTTTCTTCGCGGCCGACGAGGAACGGCGGCGGTTCCGCGCCAAATGGCGCCTGGATGACAAAGCGCTTAACGTGCTGTTCGTGGGGCGGTTTTACGAAAAAAAAGGACTGCCGCTGATCCGGCAAATGGCGGAAACATCTCAGGAAATTCGCTTCACCCTGGTCGGACAGGGGCCGATTTCACCGGCATCCTGGGGGCTGCCCAACCTTCGTTTAATTGCTTATGTTTCCAGCGCGGAATTAAGGGAATTATACGGAGCGCATGATCTTTTCATTATGCCTTCCATCGGCGAAGGTTGGCCGGCCGTGATTCCGCAGGCCATGGCCTGCGGTCTGCCCTGCCTGATTTCAGAGGAGACTTTTCTGGGTTACGGAAAAGACCGGGAACGGTTTATAATTTGCCGCCGCGATGCGGCCGCCCTGAAAAAAGCGGTTTTGCAATTCGCCGCCGGAACGCCCCTGCCGGATGAACAGCGTTTCGGGCTTGCAAAATACGCCCGCGCGCAATGGGACTGGGAAAGGACGGCCGGGATTTATCTTGAGTTATTTGAGAAAAGCCTGCAAATCAATTAG
- a CDS encoding Gfo/Idh/MocA family oxidoreductase, with protein MAVKILSIGGGWVVNHRHLPALKLNPGFELAGIVSDNEQRTRETARRFGVPHFAANIDFSADWQASADAVIIGTIPHAHYEIAKQSLLAGKHVLTEKPMTLTVEQGQELAALAKEKKLVMAVVHNFQFSGAAKKYQHDLARGRIGKIQAAYGVQLCNHRRNIPAWCDKLPLGLFFDESPHFYYLFRWLSGGQCSFLNATVWKSREHRNTPRLVTAEYRACSNASEQAGDDFPVYLHINFESSLTEWHVTVVGENGTADIDVWRDIYVYLPNDGVHAARDIVRTSLLATVRHWQGVLTGGIQYFRGRHLYGNLEVQNRFLQAIRGNDSLQGMSAEEGIQVVAMQHELVNRAVYYD; from the coding sequence ATGGCCGTAAAAATATTAAGCATCGGCGGGGGCTGGGTCGTGAACCACCGGCATTTGCCGGCGTTGAAATTGAATCCCGGGTTTGAGCTGGCCGGGATTGTTTCCGACAATGAGCAACGCACCCGGGAAACCGCCCGGCGTTTTGGCGTTCCGCATTTTGCGGCCAATATTGATTTTTCGGCTGACTGGCAGGCCTCGGCCGACGCGGTCATCATCGGGACCATTCCGCACGCGCATTATGAAATCGCGAAGCAGTCGCTCCTGGCGGGCAAGCATGTTCTGACCGAAAAGCCAATGACCCTGACCGTGGAACAGGGGCAGGAACTGGCAGCCCTCGCCAAAGAAAAAAAACTTGTCATGGCTGTCGTCCACAATTTTCAGTTCAGTGGGGCGGCAAAAAAATATCAGCATGACCTCGCCCGAGGACGCATCGGCAAAATCCAGGCCGCCTATGGCGTACAATTGTGCAACCACCGCAGAAATATTCCTGCCTGGTGCGACAAACTTCCCTTGGGATTGTTTTTTGACGAATCGCCCCATTTTTATTACCTGTTCCGGTGGTTGAGCGGCGGGCAATGCTCGTTTTTAAACGCGACAGTATGGAAGAGCCGGGAGCATCGCAACACACCCCGCCTGGTAACCGCCGAATACCGGGCTTGTTCCAATGCTTCAGAACAAGCCGGGGATGATTTCCCCGTTTATCTCCATATCAACTTTGAGTCCAGCTTGACGGAATGGCACGTAACCGTGGTAGGTGAAAACGGCACGGCGGATATTGACGTCTGGCGGGATATTTACGTCTATCTGCCCAATGACGGCGTTCACGCGGCCAGGGACATTGTGCGCACAAGCCTGCTGGCAACCGTCCGGCACTGGCAGGGAGTTTTAACCGGCGGCATCCAGTATTTCCGCGGCCGGCATCTCTACGGCAATCTGGAAGTCCAAAACCGCTTTCTGCAAGCCATCCGGGGAAATGATTCACTTCAGGGCATGAGCGCCGAAGAAGGCATTCAGGTCGTTGCCATGCAGCACGAGCTTGTTAATCGCGCGGTTTATTACGACTGA
- a CDS encoding radical SAM protein has translation MPSKQFISGRGCPFNCTYCFNHQYRAMFKGCGQYVRKKSVDYLFAELAQVKQRYGLQNVAFSDDTFIIDKKWFAEFCARFPKEVGLTYNCSVRANLVDEDVARMLSESGCAGVMWSIETADIKLRNEVLRRAISDEQIELTAYWLSRYKVPFRIGNMIGLPGESIDQMLQTIRANINARPALAYATVFVPFPGLSLSQYAVEHGYYNPDTPLPKNCFTESPLNYDPAEKDMIRRLMCCFPFFVRFPVLFNCKYLRRVCLGIPYWLIKIIFGVYFPYALSRAYMLKVGLWFKMRMAVRFLRG, from the coding sequence ATGCCCTCCAAGCAGTTTATTTCCGGGCGCGGTTGTCCTTTTAACTGCACCTATTGTTTCAACCACCAGTACAGAGCCATGTTCAAGGGGTGCGGTCAATATGTCCGAAAAAAAAGCGTGGACTATCTGTTTGCAGAGCTTGCTCAGGTGAAGCAACGTTACGGATTGCAAAATGTGGCTTTCAGCGACGACACTTTCATTATTGACAAAAAATGGTTTGCCGAGTTCTGCGCGCGATTTCCAAAAGAGGTCGGATTGACTTATAACTGTTCGGTGCGCGCCAATTTAGTGGATGAAGATGTTGCCCGGATGCTCTCCGAGAGCGGTTGTGCCGGCGTAATGTGGAGTATAGAAACTGCCGATATAAAATTACGCAATGAAGTTCTGCGGCGTGCCATCAGCGACGAGCAGATTGAGCTGACCGCTTATTGGTTGAGCCGGTACAAAGTCCCTTTCCGCATAGGCAATATGATTGGTTTGCCGGGGGAGTCTATTGATCAGATGCTGCAAACAATCCGCGCCAATATTAACGCCAGGCCGGCCTTGGCGTATGCTACGGTTTTTGTGCCGTTCCCGGGATTGAGCCTCTCGCAATATGCGGTTGAACACGGGTACTATAACCCTGACACTCCATTGCCGAAAAATTGTTTCACGGAAAGTCCATTAAATTACGATCCAGCAGAAAAAGACATGATTCGGCGCTTAATGTGCTGTTTCCCGTTTTTTGTGCGTTTTCCGGTGCTCTTCAATTGCAAATATCTGCGCCGGGTCTGCCTGGGAATTCCTTATTGGCTGATAAAAATTATTTTTGGTGTTTATTTTCCTTATGCCCTTTCGCGTGCTTACATGCTTAAAGTCGGCCTGTGGTTCAAAATGCGAATGGCTGTTCGTTTTTTGCGCGGTTGA